In the Kribbella sp. NBC_00482 genome, one interval contains:
- a CDS encoding response regulator transcription factor — MSPHLLVVDDEPNIVELLSASLRFAGYEVTTATHGAEALRKARDVEPDLVVLDVMMPGLDGFEVVRRLRGEDRHVPVLFLTARDAVEDKVLGLQTGGDDYVTKPFSLDELVARVRALLRRSGHREQTTTEAAVLRYADLELNEDSYEVFKSGQAVQLSLTEFKLLRCLLENSERVMSKGQILSAVWNYDFAGDAGVVESYMSYLRRKVDTGDQKLLHTVRGVGYVLRTPRGPN, encoded by the coding sequence ATGAGTCCGCATCTGCTGGTTGTCGACGACGAGCCGAACATCGTCGAGCTCCTGTCCGCGAGTCTGCGTTTCGCCGGGTACGAAGTGACCACGGCGACCCACGGCGCCGAGGCGCTGCGCAAGGCGCGGGACGTGGAGCCGGACCTGGTCGTGCTCGACGTCATGATGCCGGGGCTGGACGGTTTCGAGGTCGTACGCCGTTTGCGCGGTGAGGACCGGCACGTGCCGGTGCTGTTCCTCACCGCCCGGGACGCGGTCGAGGACAAGGTGCTCGGCCTGCAGACCGGCGGCGACGACTACGTCACGAAGCCGTTCAGCCTCGATGAGCTGGTCGCCCGTGTCCGTGCGCTGCTCCGCCGGTCCGGTCACCGTGAACAGACCACGACCGAGGCCGCCGTACTGCGCTATGCGGATCTGGAACTGAACGAGGACAGCTACGAGGTCTTCAAGTCCGGTCAGGCCGTGCAGCTGTCGCTGACCGAGTTCAAGCTGCTGCGGTGCTTGCTGGAGAACTCCGAGCGGGTGATGTCGAAGGGCCAGATCCTGTCCGCTGTGTGGAACTACGACTTCGCCGGGGACGCCGGCGTGGTCGAGTCGTACATGTCCTACCTGCGCCGTAAGGTCGACACCGGCGACCAGAAGCTGCTCCACACCGTCCGCGGGGTCGGCTACGTCCTGCGTACTCCGCGAGGCCCCAACTGA
- a CDS encoding DUF5666 domain-containing protein, which yields MALHQKLIDNRWRAAGTIAAVAATTVGGGVAFAATGDNTTPASSTAPSEGTTNGNQKAPDHDKGPRDGLFGALHGEFVVQKDGGGYQTVVTQSGSVTAVSSTSITVTSADGYSRTYVVNSDTKVNRDGKIADLKSGATVRIRAVVSGSTATASSIDDGSNRPTGTPPNGAKPNGDKPNGQQPSATPSTK from the coding sequence ATGGCGTTGCATCAGAAGCTCATCGACAACCGCTGGCGGGCGGCCGGCACGATCGCCGCGGTGGCGGCGACCACGGTCGGTGGCGGCGTCGCGTTCGCGGCGACCGGCGACAACACCACTCCGGCTTCCTCGACGGCCCCGTCCGAGGGGACGACCAACGGGAACCAGAAGGCGCCCGATCACGACAAGGGTCCACGGGACGGGCTGTTCGGCGCGTTGCACGGTGAGTTCGTCGTACAGAAGGACGGGGGTGGCTACCAGACGGTCGTCACGCAGTCCGGTTCGGTGACGGCGGTGAGCAGTACGTCGATCACGGTGACGAGCGCGGACGGATACAGCCGGACGTACGTCGTCAACTCGGACACGAAGGTGAACCGGGACGGGAAGATCGCCGACCTCAAGAGCGGTGCGACGGTCCGGATCCGCGCGGTCGTGTCCGGGAGCACCGCGACGGCGAGCTCGATCGACGACGGCAGCAACCGCCCGACCGGCACCCCGCCGAACGGCGCCAAACCCAACGGCGACAAGCCGAACGGTCAGCAGCCGAGCGCCACGCCGAGCACGAAGTAG
- a CDS encoding DUF456 domain-containing protein yields the protein MRESVGMETGVTVLVGIAIFVGIVGIVVPILPGAILSLAAILVWAIVEGSATGWVVFAIAVVLIGASQVVKYVVPERRLREAGVPRRSMFFGVLLGIVGFFVIPVVGMFVGFPIGVYLSELQRQRDHALAWTSTKHALRETGVSILIELVGTSLAAAVWLIAVLFIV from the coding sequence ATGCGAGAGAGTGTGGGTATGGAGACAGGGGTGACCGTACTGGTCGGGATCGCGATCTTCGTCGGGATCGTGGGCATCGTCGTACCGATCCTGCCCGGGGCGATCCTCAGTCTGGCGGCGATCCTGGTCTGGGCGATCGTCGAGGGCAGCGCGACCGGGTGGGTCGTGTTCGCGATCGCGGTGGTCCTGATCGGTGCGAGTCAGGTGGTGAAGTACGTCGTACCGGAGCGGCGGCTCCGCGAGGCCGGCGTACCGCGGCGGTCGATGTTCTTCGGGGTCCTGCTCGGCATCGTCGGGTTCTTCGTGATTCCGGTGGTCGGCATGTTCGTCGGCTTCCCGATCGGCGTCTACCTGTCCGAGCTCCAACGCCAGCGCGACCACGCCCTGGCGTGGACCTCGACCAAGCACGCACTCCGCGAGACCGGCGTCTCCATCCTGATCGAGCTCGTCGGCACCTCACTCGCCGCAGCCGTCTGGCTCATCGCCGTGCTGTTCATCGTGTGA
- a CDS encoding amylo-alpha-1,6-glucosidase, whose product MSPLHELVTALAAPWVVLSPRSGQLTGTGAEGVYARDRRILSHLSVTVDGREPVPVHVDERDSATHQYVAMVEGLGDTRHDPTVMLYRTRTVDSEGLTERITLVNRSRSAIEGRLDVALGTDLAGTAAVRSGAAAGLPQLAPLPDGPGRTRWEKDDTRVVVTADPGISATPRVEPGEEFTITVRVTADFPKSNTGFSIEPPAERTPYDVVVRCDDKRVERWLDRSLEDVRALQLAADDDRYLGAGPPWYLTLFGRDSLISSGMLIPVDPTLAAGTLRALAARQGAKVDAGSAEQPGKIPHELRAEVADHGGGLVLPAVYYGTHDATQLWITTLHKAWRWGMPADEVRDLLPNLKRALTWMKEYADPDGDGFLEYVDESGHGLANQGWKDSNDAVQWPDGTLATAPIALCEVQGYAYAAAVKGAELLEAYGESGDEWRAWAAALQERFRATFWVDGYPAIALDGAKNPVVGRASNMGHLLGTGLLDADEEQTVADVLAGDDLNSGFGLRTLSTAMTRFNPLGYHTGSVWPHDTAMTVEGLFASGQADVASSYVEGLVRAAEAFDYRLPELYGGRGTSAESTPTPYPLSCRPQAWAAASAVAVVVAAFGIEPDVPGGTLAINPADSVPWQVLELGGLRVGGETLSLRFENGSVVVVEGPQSAVISANADSAR is encoded by the coding sequence ATGTCCCCGTTACACGAACTGGTCACCGCCCTCGCTGCTCCGTGGGTCGTTCTGTCGCCCCGATCCGGTCAGCTGACCGGCACCGGCGCCGAGGGCGTGTACGCCCGGGACCGCCGGATCCTGTCCCACCTGAGCGTGACGGTCGACGGACGCGAGCCGGTCCCGGTGCATGTCGACGAACGCGACTCGGCCACCCATCAGTACGTCGCGATGGTCGAGGGACTCGGCGACACCCGGCACGACCCGACCGTGATGCTGTACCGGACCCGTACCGTCGACTCCGAAGGCCTCACCGAGCGCATCACCCTGGTGAACCGCTCGCGGTCGGCGATCGAAGGCCGGCTGGATGTTGCCCTCGGCACCGATCTCGCCGGCACGGCCGCGGTCCGCAGCGGCGCCGCCGCCGGCCTGCCGCAACTCGCGCCGCTCCCGGACGGCCCTGGACGCACTCGATGGGAGAAGGACGACACCCGCGTCGTCGTCACCGCCGACCCCGGCATCTCCGCCACACCGCGCGTCGAACCGGGGGAGGAGTTCACGATCACCGTGCGTGTGACGGCCGACTTCCCGAAGTCGAACACCGGCTTCTCGATCGAGCCGCCGGCAGAGCGCACGCCGTACGACGTTGTTGTCCGCTGTGACGACAAGCGGGTTGAACGCTGGCTGGACCGTTCGCTGGAGGACGTCCGCGCGCTCCAGCTCGCCGCGGACGACGACCGCTACCTCGGCGCCGGCCCGCCCTGGTACCTCACGCTCTTCGGCCGTGACTCGCTGATCTCGTCGGGCATGCTGATCCCCGTCGATCCCACGCTCGCCGCCGGGACGCTGCGAGCGCTGGCCGCGCGGCAAGGCGCCAAGGTCGACGCCGGCTCCGCTGAACAGCCGGGCAAGATCCCGCACGAGCTACGCGCCGAGGTCGCCGACCACGGCGGCGGCCTGGTCCTGCCGGCCGTGTACTACGGCACCCACGACGCGACCCAGCTGTGGATCACCACGCTGCACAAGGCGTGGCGCTGGGGTATGCCCGCCGACGAGGTCCGCGACCTCCTCCCGAACCTGAAGCGCGCCCTCACCTGGATGAAGGAGTACGCCGACCCGGACGGCGACGGCTTCCTCGAGTACGTCGACGAGTCGGGTCACGGGCTCGCGAACCAGGGCTGGAAGGACTCCAACGACGCGGTGCAATGGCCGGACGGGACGTTGGCGACGGCGCCGATCGCGCTGTGCGAGGTCCAGGGCTACGCGTACGCCGCTGCCGTGAAGGGCGCCGAACTGCTCGAGGCGTACGGCGAGTCCGGCGACGAGTGGCGCGCCTGGGCGGCGGCGCTGCAGGAACGCTTCCGGGCCACGTTCTGGGTCGACGGTTACCCGGCGATCGCGCTCGACGGCGCGAAGAACCCGGTGGTCGGTCGTGCGTCGAACATGGGCCACCTGCTCGGCACAGGGCTGCTCGACGCGGACGAGGAGCAGACGGTCGCCGACGTACTGGCCGGCGACGACCTGAACAGCGGCTTCGGGCTTCGGACGTTGTCCACCGCGATGACCCGCTTCAACCCGCTCGGCTACCACACCGGCAGCGTCTGGCCGCACGACACCGCGATGACTGTCGAGGGCCTGTTCGCGAGCGGTCAGGCCGATGTGGCGTCGTCGTACGTCGAGGGACTGGTTCGTGCGGCGGAGGCGTTCGACTACCGCCTGCCGGAGTTGTACGGCGGCCGCGGGACGAGCGCCGAGAGTACGCCGACGCCGTACCCGCTCTCGTGCCGCCCGCAGGCGTGGGCAGCGGCCTCCGCGGTTGCCGTGGTGGTGGCGGCGTTCGGCATCGAGCCCGACGTACCCGGCGGCACGCTCGCGATCAATCCCGCCGACTCGGTGCCCTGGCAGGTGCTCGAACTCGGCGGGCTGCGGGTCGGCGGCGAGACGTTGTCGCTGCGGTTCGAGAACGGCTCAGTGGTGGTAGTGGAAGGGCCTCAGAGTGCCGTGATCAGCGCGAACGCCGACAGTGCGAGGTAG
- a CDS encoding LysE family translocator has protein sequence MIGQLLGFTGATVVLVGMPGPNNLYISLRSLTQGRRAGVVSALAIETGTLVYIVVTALGLATLVQASPTLFTAITVAGALYLAYLGLKLLKAPANDHPADVQAAPLGRVFRDGVVVNLLNPKAALFFLAFLPQFATRGADPAQLRTELLLLGVGALLIGLTFDLCYAVGADAVGRRFRSVRTTSRRRNLIVAAIYLALSAFALITAL, from the coding sequence ATGATCGGTCAACTGTTGGGGTTCACCGGCGCGACGGTGGTGCTGGTCGGGATGCCGGGGCCGAACAACCTGTACATCTCGCTCCGCAGCCTCACCCAGGGCCGTCGCGCGGGGGTCGTCTCCGCGCTGGCGATCGAGACCGGGACGCTCGTCTACATCGTCGTGACCGCGCTCGGTCTCGCCACCCTCGTGCAGGCCTCGCCCACGCTCTTCACCGCGATCACCGTCGCCGGGGCGCTCTACCTCGCGTACCTCGGTCTCAAGCTGCTCAAGGCCCCGGCGAACGACCATCCCGCCGATGTCCAGGCCGCGCCGCTCGGCCGCGTGTTCCGCGACGGCGTCGTGGTGAACCTGCTCAACCCGAAGGCGGCGCTGTTCTTCCTGGCGTTCCTGCCGCAGTTCGCGACCCGCGGTGCCGATCCGGCTCAGCTCCGCACCGAACTCCTGCTGCTCGGCGTCGGCGCCTTGCTGATCGGCCTCACTTTCGACCTCTGCTACGCGGTCGGCGCGGACGCCGTCGGTCGCCGCTTCCGCTCGGTCCGTACGACGAGCCGCCGCCGCAACCTGATCGTCGCGGCGATCTACCTCGCACTGTCGGCGTTCGCGCTGATCACGGCACTCTGA
- the yczR gene encoding aminotransferase-like domain-containing protein: MDRSGDPSALADLIGNRLSTRSGGLYRRLADEIAALIGSAELPVGARLPAERRLADSLAISRSTVVAAYDELRARGLVESRRGSGTTVARAAGRGRSRSDKQMPAGYGESLFHRITVGPGEVISLTYAVDPGLPELSAELIELASDELPALLGDVGYHPRGLPVLRERIAEHFTEGGLPTSPDEIVVTTGAHQGIALATQMYLRNGAAVAIEQPSWPGCFDLFGAAGGRVVGVPLDDAGIRPDLLEAALAEHQPAMLFVMPTFHNPTGRLMSANRRRQVAELAARHGVVVVEDNAYSAWDPAGPEIPPPLAAYAPDDAEVLTIGSVSKAVWGGLRIGWIRASRPLAERLARHKALADLGSPVIDQALTARLLPRLTELTSARARLATVRKKLMGELLTERLPDWEWSSPVGGSALWVRLPDTDARVFAQVALRHGVEVVAGQAMDPSGAHDDYLRVPFAYSEQVLDDAVTRLSRAWQELRRHGPGPGVPVV, from the coding sequence GTGGACCGTTCTGGAGACCCGTCGGCGCTGGCCGACCTGATCGGCAACCGGCTGAGCACCCGCAGCGGCGGCCTCTACCGGCGGCTGGCCGACGAGATCGCGGCTCTGATCGGCTCCGCCGAACTCCCGGTCGGCGCCCGCCTCCCGGCCGAACGACGGCTGGCGGACTCGTTGGCGATCAGTCGCTCGACGGTCGTCGCGGCGTACGACGAACTGCGCGCCCGCGGCCTGGTCGAGAGCCGTCGTGGCAGCGGTACGACGGTGGCGCGCGCCGCCGGACGTGGTCGTTCACGATCGGACAAGCAGATGCCGGCCGGGTACGGCGAGTCGTTGTTCCACCGCATCACCGTCGGACCGGGCGAAGTCATCTCGCTCACGTACGCCGTGGACCCTGGACTGCCCGAACTGTCGGCGGAGCTGATCGAACTCGCATCAGACGAGCTGCCCGCACTGCTCGGCGACGTCGGGTACCACCCGCGCGGTCTGCCGGTACTGCGCGAGCGGATCGCGGAACACTTCACCGAGGGCGGACTGCCGACGTCGCCGGACGAGATCGTTGTGACGACCGGCGCGCACCAAGGGATCGCGCTCGCGACGCAGATGTACCTGCGCAACGGCGCCGCGGTCGCCATCGAGCAGCCGAGCTGGCCGGGATGCTTCGACCTGTTCGGGGCGGCCGGCGGGCGAGTGGTCGGCGTACCGCTGGACGACGCCGGGATCCGGCCGGACCTGCTCGAGGCCGCGCTCGCCGAGCATCAGCCCGCGATGCTGTTCGTGATGCCGACGTTCCACAACCCGACCGGCCGGCTGATGTCGGCGAACCGTCGCCGGCAGGTCGCGGAGCTGGCTGCCCGGCACGGGGTCGTCGTGGTCGAGGACAACGCGTACTCGGCGTGGGATCCGGCCGGTCCGGAGATCCCGCCGCCGCTGGCGGCGTACGCGCCGGACGATGCCGAGGTGCTGACGATCGGGTCGGTGTCGAAGGCCGTGTGGGGCGGACTGCGGATCGGGTGGATCCGCGCGTCGCGACCGTTGGCCGAGCGGCTGGCGCGGCACAAGGCACTGGCCGATCTCGGGAGTCCGGTCATCGACCAGGCACTGACTGCTCGGCTGCTGCCGCGGCTCACCGAGCTGACGTCGGCGCGGGCGCGGCTGGCGACCGTGCGGAAGAAGCTGATGGGGGAGTTGTTGACCGAACGACTACCGGACTGGGAATGGTCGTCGCCGGTGGGCGGGTCGGCGTTGTGGGTCCGGTTGCCGGACACCGACGCCCGGGTCTTCGCGCAAGTCGCGTTGCGGCACGGCGTCGAGGTGGTGGCCGGACAGGCGATGGATCCGTCGGGTGCGCACGACGACTACCTACGGGTGCCGTTCGCCTACTCCGAGCAAGTGCTTGATGATGCGGTCACGCGGTTGTCGCGGGCCTGGCAGGAACTGCGGCGGCACGGACCCGGTCCCGGCGTACCTGTCGTGTAA
- a CDS encoding DUF7455 domain-containing protein, producing MTTALAPSSALSAADRCDRCGAQAYVRVTLTSGGELLFCAHHGREHSEKLRDIAITIHDETGRLEATPTTVAVDDER from the coding sequence ATGACTACAGCACTCGCCCCGAGTTCGGCGCTGTCGGCCGCGGATCGTTGTGACCGCTGCGGTGCGCAGGCCTACGTCCGAGTCACTCTGACCAGCGGTGGGGAGCTACTTTTCTGCGCCCACCACGGCCGGGAGCACTCGGAGAAGCTGCGCGACATCGCGATCACCATCCACGACGAGACCGGTCGGCTCGAAGCCACCCCCACCACGGTCGCCGTAGACGACGAGCGGTGA